From the genome of Miscanthus floridulus cultivar M001 chromosome 10, ASM1932011v1, whole genome shotgun sequence, one region includes:
- the LOC136488943 gene encoding putative cyclin-dependent kinase F-2: MAAASDLVNGGVAALQIEEELEEPPEQKNNAAAVLALAPVPWVAAVAERYERREKLGEGMFGDVYKAWDRVLERFVAVKRLSGRTDDRFVKTSLGYFAREVMSLAACRGHPSVVQLLATYADCGRADGDCFVVTEYAGPMNLRQYMDVRRRNGEPFDEDEVRDVMEQLLAGARHAHRAGILHRDIVPENVIVDMDSARDDGAIGGRMVYKICGFGVSEPAAQAEKDDSGLLAASSPYRAPELFLGSKDYDGRVDTWSLGCIMAELVVGDGVPFFGGTQDGEVFNEMLHVVGTKGIVTWKGLERVAPREKAARLRKMGRGERGYLKKKFAPEVLSPAGFEVLKGLLHSNPDRRLSAAAALRKPWFLRRRFFSACCFMPKGGP; encoded by the coding sequence ATGGCTGCCGCCTCGGATCTCGTCAACGGCGGCGTAGCGGCGCTGCAGAttgaggaggagctggaggagccGCCGGAGCAGAAGAACAATGCGGCGGCGGTGTTGGCGTTGGCCCCTGTCCCCTGGGTGGCTGCCGTGGCGGAGCGGTACGAACGCCGCGAGAAGCTGGGCGAAGGCATGTTCGGCGACGTGTACAAGGCCTGGGACCGCGTGCTCGAGCGCTTCGTCGCCGTGAAACGGCTCTCAGGGAGGACCGACGACCGCTTCGTGAAGACCTCGCTCGGCTACTTCGCGCGGGAGGTCATGTCCCTCGCGGCGTGCCGCGGCCACCCTTCCGTCGTCCAGCTCCTGGCCACGTACGCCGACTGCGGCCGCGCTGACGGCGACTGCTTTGTCGTCACGGAGTACGCCGGGCCCATGAATCTGCGCCAGTACATGGACGTCCGGCGCCGTAATGGCGAGCCGTTCGACGAGGACGAGGTGCGCGACGTCATGGAGCAGCTCCTCGCCGGCGCGAGGCACGCGCACAGGGCGGGCATCCTGCACAGGGACATCGTCCCGGAGAACGTGATCGTCGACATGGACAGTGCCAGAGACGACGGCGCGATCGGCGGCAGGATGGTGTACAAGATATGCGGCTTCGGCGTGTCGGAGCCGGCGGCGCAGGCGGAGAAGGACGACTCCGGGCTGTTGGCAGCCTCCAGCCCGTACCGCGCGCCGGAGCTCTTCCTGGGATCCAAGGACTACGATGGCCGGGTCGACACGTGGTCGCTCGGCTGCATCATGGCCGAGCTTGTCGTCGGCGACGGTGTGCCTTTCTTTGGCGGCACGCAGGACGGCGAGGTCTTTAACGAGATGCTGCACGTGGTCGGCACCAAGGGCATCGTCACGTGGAAGGGGCTGGAGCGTGTGGCGCCGCGCGAGAAGGCGGCCAGGCTTCGGAAGATGGGCCGCGGGGAGCGCGGCTACCTGAAGAAGAAGTTCGCACCGGAGGTGCTGTCTCCGGCTGGCTTCGAAGTCTTGAAAGGGCTGCTGCACAGCAATCCGGACCGCAGACTTTCGGCAGCGGCCGCGCTTCGGAAGCCATGGTTCCTGCGCCGTCGCTTCTTCAGTGCCTGCTGCTTCATGCCTAAGGGTGGACCTTAG
- the LOC136488944 gene encoding uncharacterized protein: protein MATQGWATERLGDWLKRHPTKTPTDCKDKLEGDYGIKLKYSKAWSGMKVALEQIHGKYEESFQLLFNWAAQIAKSSPGSHVQIEVEMVEGKQRFRRIFLALKPCIDGFLEGCRPFIGIDASCLYGKYRGQLASATGIDGHNWLYHIAYAIFDTENEDNWTWFMQQLHIAIGDVPNLVICTYACKGLEKAVGAVFPNAENRECMRHLYQNFMKHYTGDVFTDHLYPAARSYTKGMFKWHMKKIFDFAPGTIEYLDTHHSRLWYMSSFFENSKCDALTNNVSESFNAQVKKFKGLLLHELVDKLRELIMEKRYLRKKLARQWHDRILPNVIKELNLISNHLTVLKVSVSDDDIAEVTIVDQWNNQKRETVDLQNHNCSCREWQVTRKPCRHALAWILSNRGMKIEDYVHEYYSVAKFKKAYEARVEPIPDRSQWPEVDLGFKVHQPLLGRGPGRPKVQRIRGCREKRATKKKCKPEPEVYGNWNAPEAVTTAVVIYCLRCLVDVDIPLNQGCLAPVKILIPKGSFLSPSDKAAVVGGNVLTSQRVTDVILMAFQACACSQGCMNNLTFGDAFGYYETIGGGCGAGPTWDGTSLMSHDKHKDD from the exons ATGGCAACCCAAGGCTGGGCTACAGAAAGGTTAGGGGATTGGTTGAAGAGGCATCCTACTAAGACTCCAACAGATTGCAAGGACAAATTAGAGGGTGACTATGGTATCAAGCTCAAGTACTCCAAAGCATGGTCTGGCATGAAGGTAGCACTAGAGCAGATCCATGGAAAGTATGAGGAGAGTTTTCAGCTTCTGTTCAATTGGGCAGCTCAGATTGCCAAATCATCACCTGGCAGCCATGTGCAGATAGAGGTAGAGATGGTTGAGGGCAAGCAGAGATTTAGGAGGATTTTTTTAGCTCTTAAGCCATGTATTGATGGCTTTCTAGAGGGATGCAGACCATTTATAGGGATTGATGCTTCATGTTTGTATGGCAAGTACAGAGGACAGTTGGCATCTGCAACTGGTATAGATGGGCACAATTGGTTGtatcacattgcatatgcaatttttGACACTGAGAATGAGGACAACTGGACATGGTTCATGCAACAGCTGCACATAGCCATTGGTGATGTTCCAAACCTTGTTATTTGTACATATGCTTGTAAAGGTTTGGAGAAGGCTGTTGGAGCTGTATTCCCAAATGCTGAAAATAGGGAATGCATGAGACACCTTTACCAGAATTTCATGAAGCACTACACAGGTGATGTTTTCACTGATCACCTATACCCAGCAGCTAGGAGCTACACAAAAGGAATGTTCAAATGGCACATGAAGAAaatatttgattttgcacctggAACAATTGAGTATCTTGACACGCACCATAGTAGGTTATGGTACATGAGTTCTTTTTTTGAAAACAGCAAGTGTGATGCCTTGACTAATAATGTGTCAGAGAGTTTTAATGcacaagtgaagaaattcaagGGTCTATTGCTGCATGAACTGGTAGACAAGTTGCGGGAGTTGATAATGGAGAAGAGATACTTGAGGAAGAAACTGGCTAGACAGTGGCATGACAGGATTCTCCCTAATGTTATTAAGGAACTTAATCTGATTAGCAATCACCTGACGGTCCTCAAAGTATCTGTAAGTGATGATGACATTGCTGAAGTTACCATTGTGGACCAATGGAACAACCAGAAGCGCGAAACAGTGGACCTACAAAATCACAATTGTTCTTGCAGGGAGTGGCAAGTCACCAGAAAGCCTTGTAGACATGCTTTGGCCTGGATATTGTCCAATAGAGGGATGAAAATAGAAGATTATGTGCATGAGTACTACTCGGTGGCTAAATTCAAGAAAGCTTATGAGGCAAGAGTTGAACCTATACCTGATAGATCCCAGTGGCCTGAAGTTGATCTTGGGTTCAAAGTGCACCAACCATTATTGGGTAGAGGACCAGGGAGGCCAAAGGTGCAAAGGATTAGAGGATGCAGGGAGAAAAGGGCTACCAAGAAAAAG TGTAAACCAGAACCTGAGGTCTATGGCAACTGGAATGCTCCTGAAGCGGTTACAACAGCTGTTGTCATATACTGCCTACGCTGCTTGGTGGATGTCGATATACCGCTAAATCAAGGCTGCCTAGCGCCTGTGAAGATCCTCATTCCTAAAGGCTCTTTTCTCTCACCAAGTGACAAGGCTGCTGTTGTTGGTGGCAATGTGCTAACGTCTCAGAGAGTGACTGATGTTATCCTAATGGCGTTTCAAGCCTGTGCCTGCTCTCAAGGCTGCATGAACAATTTGACCTTTGGGGACGCCTTTGGTTACTATGAGACCATTGGAGGTGGATGTGGAGCTGGGCCAACCTGGGATGGCACTAGTTTAATGTCACATGACAAACATAAGGATGACTGA
- the LOC136484952 gene encoding DNA replication licensing factor MCM2: MDDSENNAPSTPGSPGFSTDRLPPNTTSRGATDPSSYSDDDGEAEVDPHVLPDDDDPAAAVAPDEDEEGEDLFNDNYLDDYRRMDEHDQYESVGLDDSLEDERNLDEIMADRRAAEAELDARDVSTGAAADRKLPRMLHDQDTDEDMNFRRPKRHRASFRPPSGPRTPRSDDDGDGATPSSPGRSQRGMYSGGDVPMTDQTDDDPYEDEFDEEDEMNMYRVQGTLREWVTRDEVRRFIAKKFKEFLLTYVNPKNDQGEIEYVRLINEMVLANKCSLEIDYKQFIYIHPNIAIWLADAPQSVLEVMEEVAKNVVFDLHKNYRNIHQKIYVRITNLPVYDQIRNIRQIHLNTMIRIGGVVTRRSGVFPQLQQVKYDCSKCGTILGPFFQNSYTEVKVGSCPECQSKGPFTVNVEQTIYRNYQKLTLQESPGIVPAGRLPRYKEVILLNDLIDCARPGEEIEVTGIYTNNFDLSLNTKNGFPVFATVVEANYVAKKQDLFSAYKLTDEDKAEIEKLSKDPRIGERIVKSIAPSIYGHEDIKTAIALAMFGGQEKNVKGKHRLRGDINVLLLGDPGTAKSQFLKYVEKTGHRAVYTTGKGASAVGLTAAVHKDPVTREWTLEGGALVLADRGICLIDEFDKMNDQDRVSIHEAMEQQSISISKAGIVTSLQARCSVIAAANPIGGRYDSSKTLTQNVELTDPIISRFDVLCVVKDIVDPFTDEMLARFVVDSHARSQPKGANLEDRVSTDVDDDPLAAARQADPDVLSQDMLKKYITYAKLNVFPKIHDADLDKISHVYAELRRESSHGQGVPIAVRHIESIIRMSEAHARMHLRSYVSQEDVDMAIRVLLDSFISTQKFGVQKALQKNFRKYMTFKKDYNELLLLLLRTLVKDALHFEEIMSGSTSRLTHVEVKVEDLRNKAQEYEIYDLKPFFSSAHFRDNSFVLDEGRGIIRHPLAE, encoded by the exons ATG GATGACTCGGAGAACAACGCGCCCTCGACGCCGGGGTCCCCCGGGTTCAGCACCGACCGTTTGCCGCCCAACACCACCAGCCGCGGCGCCACCGACCCGTCCTCCTACTCCGACGACGATGGCGAGGCGGAGGTCGACCCTCACGTGCTCCCCGATGACGACGACCCCGCCGCCGCAGTGGcccccgacgaggacgaggagggggaggacctcTTCAACGACAACTACCTCGA TGATTACCGAAGGATGGATGAGCATGATCAGTATGAGTCAGTTGGTTTAGACGATTCACTCGAGGATGAGAGGAATCTTGATGAAATCATGGCTGATCGAAGGGCCGCGGAAGCGGAGCTTGATGCAAGGGATGTGAGTACTGGTGCAGCAGCTGACAGGAAGTTGCCACGGATGCTCCACGATCAGG ATACAGATGAGGATATGAATTTCAGGCGTCCTAAAAGGCACAGGGCTAGTTTTAGACCACCAAGTGGACCAAGAACACCAAGaagtgatgatgatggtgatggtgccaCTCCAAGTTCACCTGGAAGATCTCAGCGTGGAATGTACTCCGGTGGTGATGTGCCTATGACTGATCAGACTGATGATGACCCATATGAG GATGaatttgatgaagaagatgagatGAACATGTACCGTGTCCAAGGTACATTGAGAGAGTGGGTCACAAGAGATGAAGTCCGTCGCTTTATTGCAAAGAAGTTCAAAGAGTTCCTTCTTACATATGTTAACCCAAAGAACGATCAAGGAGAGATTGAGTATGTTCGGCTTATTAACGAGATGGTTTTAG CTAACAAGTGTAGCCTGGAAATAGACTACAAACAGTTTATTTATATACATCCAAACATTGCCATCTGGTTGGCGGATGCACCTCAATCAGTGCTTGAAGTTATGGAGGAAGTTGCCAAAAATGTTGTTTTTGATCTCCACAAGAATTATAGGAACATCCACCAAAAGATCTATGTCCGAATAACGAACCTTCCTGTCTATGATCAAATACGCAATATCAG GCAAATCCATCTGAACACAATGATTCGAATTGGTGGTGTTGTTACCCGACGATCTGGTGTATTCCCTCAGTTGCAGCAGGTGAAGTATGACTGTAGCAAATGTGGAACTATCCTGGGCCCTTTCTTCCAGAACTCCTACACTGAGGTCAAAGTCGGATCATGCCCTGAATGCCAATCCAAAGGGCCATTCACAGTCAATGTTGAGCAG ACTATATATAGGAACTACCAGAAACTCACTCTTCAGGAAAGCCCAGGAATTGTTCCTGCTGGGCGGCTGCCCAGATACAAGGAAGTAATACTTCTGAATGATCTGATTGACTGTGCTCGTCCAGGAGAGGAGATT GAGGTCACTGGGATATACACAAATAATTTTGACTTGTCTTTGAATACAAAGAATGGTTTCCCTGTTTTCGCCACAGTGGTTGAGGCAAACTATGTGGCAAAAAAGCAGGATCTGTTTTCTGCATACAAATTAACTGACGAGGATAAGGCAGAGATTGAGAAGCTGTCGAAGGATCCAAGGATTGGAGAAAGG ATTGTCAAGTCAATTGCACCATCCATTTACGGCCATGAAGATATCAAGACTGCCATTGCACTCGCTATGTTTGGTGGACAAGAGAAGAATGTGAAGGGAAAACATCGCCTAAGAGGCGATATCAATGTCCTCCTCCTGGGTGATCCAGGCACTGCAAAATCACAGTTTCTCAA GTATGTGGAGAAAACAGGACACAGAGCAGTATATACAACTGGAAAAGGAGCCTCTGCTGTTGGTCTTACTGCTGCGGTTCACAAGGATCCAGTAACACGAGAATGGACACTTGAGGGAGGTGCACTAGTTCTTGCTGATAGGGGCATTTGCCTCATTGACGAGTTTGACAAGATGAATGATCAAGATAG GGTAAGTATTCATGAAGCTATGGAGCAACAAAGTATCAGTATATCAAAAGCAGGAATCGTCACATCTCTTCAAGCTAGATGCAGTGTTATTGCTGCAGCAAACCCAATAGGTGGAAG GTATGATTCATCAAAGACATTGACTCAGAATGTTGAATTGACAGATCCCATTATTTCACGTTTTGACGTCCTCTGCGTGGTTAAG GATATTGTTGATCCATTTACAGATGAAATGCTTGCAAGGTTTGTTGTAGACAGTCACGCCAGATCCCAACCCAAGGGGGCTAACCTTGAAGACAGGGTTTCAACCGATGTGGATGATGATCCACTGGCCGCTGCAAGACAAGCTGACCCAGAT GTCCTTTCCCAAGACATGCTGAAGAAATACATAACTTATGCTAAGCTGAATGTATTTCCCAAAATACATGATGCCGATCTAGATAAGATTAGCCATGTTTATGCTGAACTCCGTCGTGAATCATCT CATGGCCAAGGGGTTCCTATTGCAGTAAGGCATATAGAATCAATCATCCGAATGTCCGAGGCACATGCAAGGATGCATCTGAGGAGCTACGTGTCTCAGGAAGATGTTGACATGGCCATCCGTGTCTTGCTTGACTCTTTTATTTCAACTCAGAAATTCGGTGTGCAGAAAGCACTTCAAAAG AATTTCCGGAAATACATGACATTCAAGAAGGATTACAACGAGCTGCTTCTGCTCCTTCTGCGGACACTGGTCAAGGATGCCCTGCACTTTGAAGAGATCATGTCAGGATCAACCTCGCGCCTTACTCATGTGGAGGTCAAAGTGGAGGACCTTAGAAACAAG GCCCAAGAATACGAGATCTACGATCTGAAACCGTTCTTCTCCAGCGCACACTTCAGGGACAACAGCTTCGTTCTGGATGAAGGGCGTGGGATCATCAGGCATCCACTGGCGGAGTAA